In the genome of Acidobacteriota bacterium, the window CCCCACAGACCGGCCCGCAGGTCGGCCAGGAAGTCGGTGGCGGCGTACGCGGCCTCGCCGTCTATCGCTTCCTGCTCGACGAGTCGTCGGATGCGGCCGGCGCTCAACAGGGAACGGAGCACGCGGGCCTGGCCGGCACGGATTCGTGCCAGGGCGCCAGCGGGCTCGATGCGGCGCAGGATCTCGGGGTCGATCAGGAACATCGGCGTCGTGAACGCGTGGTCGTTGAGGAACGCGAGCGCCGCGGCCTGCGTCTCGCGCGGGATCGTCGTGAAGCGTACGCCGTCCTGGCCGATGTGCTTCTGCTGCGAACGTACGCCGCCGACGACCGCCGCAACGTGGTTCATCTCCAGGGCCCACTGGCCGACGAGCCGGCCGTACAGCCCGTCGAGGTCGTCGTACGGGTCGCCCGCCGCCGCTTCGGTGGCGGTCGCATCCAGCAGCATGGCTGCCACCCGCTTCAGGTTCTTCAAGCCCAGCGCGGTGGACTCCACCGCGTCGGCGTCGCCGACGGCCTCGGTCAACTGTCCCGGGTCGGCGTTCTGCGCCCCGGGGGTGGAGAAGCGGTACCAGGGTGTGTCGTCCTGCTCGCGCGCCCACGCGTCCAGCGTCGACTTCTCGTCGTCCGGGCTCGCGGCGTCCGGGATGGGCGCGTAGCCCCACTTCGTGGCCCAGACGTCGTACGGTCCGATCTTCGGGATCAGATCCTCCACCGCGATGCCGTCCTCGGGCTGCGCGACGTAGTTGAACCGGGAGTAGTCCATCAGGGTGGGCGTGTGGCTCATCGTCCGGACCCAGTCCGGGTCGCGCACCTTCTCCGGCGGGTAGAGGGAGCTGGCCTTCATGTTGTGCTGGAAGCCGAGGGTGTGTCCCACCTCGTGGGCGGCCACGTAGGCCAACAGGTCGCCCATCAGCTCGTCGGGGAGCGGCAGGGTGCGCGCCCGCGGATCGAGTGGTCCCACCTGGACGAAGTACCAGTCGCGCACCAGGTTCATGACGTTGTGGTGGAACTGGATGTCGGCCTCCAGGATCTCGCCGGTGCGCGGGTCGTGGACGTGCGGCCCGGAGGCGTTCTCGACCGTCGACGGCAGCCAGCGGATGACCGAGTTGCGTGCGTCCTCCGCGCTCCAGTCCGGGTCCTCGTCCGGTGTCGGGGCCTCGCGGGCGACGACGGCGTTGCTGAACCCAGCCGCCTCGAACGCCGGTTGCCACGCCTCGACGCCCTGCCTGATGTAGGGCACCCATTTGGCCGGCGTCGCCGGGTCGATCCAGTAGGTGATCGGCTTCACCGGATCGGAGACCGCAGCCTCCGGATTCCGCTTCTCCAGGCGCCAGCGGGTGATGTAGCGGCGGCGGGGCGCGCGGTGCTCGTCGCGGCCGTAGTCGATCTGCCGAACGGAGAAGTACCCGACCCGCTCGTCGAACAGCCGCGGCTGCATCGGCTTCTCCGGCAGCTTCACCATGCTGTAGTGCAGCAGCACGGTGGCGCTGCCGGGCCGCATCCCGCGCCGGCGGAAGGGGGTGCGCGCCCGGCTCTGGCCGGCGGACGGCGGCGGCAGGGTATAGGTGTGCGTGGTCCGCACCTCGATGTTCTCCGGGAAGGCGGTCACGCTCTCGACGAAGGACCGGTCGCGCGCGAACCCGCGTGCCTGCAGCCGCGATCGCGCGCTGAACTCGGGGACCTCCCGGTTGAAGAGCCTCGTCACGTCGATGACCGGCGCGCCGTCCTCGGCGAACGCCT includes:
- a CDS encoding zinc-dependent metalloprotease, with the translated sequence MAPARLPLSAATVLLLLFCWTSPGVSVAQDPPSPPEPEPAETAESDAAAADGEVPARRGRRSSNGIKPYDEVITDEAESDAGVFTVHRLDDKVFYEIPEAELGREFLWVSQIARTTEGVGHGGQALGNRVVKWERRGNRVLLKSVSHAIVADAGQPIARAVAAANNDSIIGAFDIEAFAEDGAPVIDVTRLFNREVPEFSARSRLQARGFARDRSFVESVTAFPENIEVRTTHTYTLPPPSAGQSRARTPFRRRGMRPGSATVLLHYSMVKLPEKPMQPRLFDERVGYFSVRQIDYGRDEHRAPRRRYITRWRLEKRNPEAAVSDPVKPITYWIDPATPAKWVPYIRQGVEAWQPAFEAAGFSNAVVAREAPTPDEDPDWSAEDARNSVIRWLPSTVENASGPHVHDPRTGEILEADIQFHHNVMNLVRDWYFVQVGPLDPRARTLPLPDELMGDLLAYVAAHEVGHTLGFQHNMKASSLYPPEKVRDPDWVRTMSHTPTLMDYSRFNYVAQPEDGIAVEDLIPKIGPYDVWATKWGYAPIPDAASPDDEKSTLDAWAREQDDTPWYRFSTPGAQNADPGQLTEAVGDADAVESTALGLKNLKRVAAMLLDATATEAAAGDPYDDLDGLYGRLVGQWALEMNHVAAVVGGVRSQQKHIGQDGVRFTTIPRETQAAALAFLNDHAFTTPMFLIDPEILRRIEPAGALARIRAGQARVLRSLLSAGRIRRLVEQEAIDGEAAYAATDFLADLRAGLWGELDAPQVRIDAWRRNVQRVYLDLIDGQLNGRRPAGGDARPFLRGELRAVDRTAGAALARASDRATRLHLEDVRDSIARTLDPPAAAPAASGGSRALGGFDEELTHDPFAAWTLDDPHHAEACWPDYAVRIAPSPADW